The Candidatus Binatia bacterium region GGATGCCGATATAGAAAGGCCCGAATAACCCGTAGACGGCGCTTGCCGGGTCGTAGCGCAATTCGTAGACGATGTCGCGGATGGCCTTGAGGTCGCGGGAGAACAGGGTCACGCCCCACTCCCAGTCGTCAAGTCCGGTACAGGTCGTGATGAGTTGACTGACGCGGTCGGCGAATCGCCGGCCGGCCTCTCCGTGTCCCAGCATGAGCCGCTTGCGCTCCTCGAAACCGAGTTTGTACCAGTTGTCCCCGTCGCGCCGTGCTTTGGCCATCGGGTAAAAGCACAGGATCGGGTAATTCTCCGGCAGCCGCGGATGGAGCCGCGACTCCGCGTAAGCCGCGGTGCGCTTGCGCAGCGCCGCGAAGCGCGCCGCGAATTCCGGGGCCGCCGGGTCGAGCTTATGTTCCTCGATGAGCAACCGAGCCCAGTCGCGCTCGTCGGAGATATACTCGCTCGCCTCGCTCATCGAAAGAAACGAGTACACGGGCGTCAGGCACGACCCGAGCGCGGTCGCTGCGACCTCCTGCGAGAGCCGTTGCAGGCGCCACAGATCGGGGTGAACCGCGACGAAGCCGAGATCGAACTTGGTCACCCCCGCCGTGGCGATGACCTGCAGGTCCGCCTCGGCGACCCGGCCACCGATCCATCGTTGCATCTCTTCGATTGCCGCTGTGCGCGCGCCGTCGGTCAGCGCTCGCCAGCGCGCGCGGTCGACACGATAGAAGAGGTGCATGACGGGCCAGCCCGCCGAGGGCACGAGCCCGCTGGGCCACTCGCTCATGGGAGCGCTCCTTCCGTTACGGACGATTGCATCCAGTCTCGTAGTGCACGGGGGTTGCCCCTGCAAGCCATCGGCGGCGGGTCTAAGTACTCGTCGGCATAAGTATGGCAACTTATCCGCAGCCGCTCACCCTGATTTGCGATTTCCGAGTTTGCGCGCACGGCGCGAAGAACTTTCCAGATGATCGAGGAGCAGTACCCACCGTTCGTGCCGAGTAGCGCCGTCTCGACAACCCGATCGCCCTGAGTAGCCGATGTCTTCTCAATCGGCGTATC contains the following coding sequences:
- a CDS encoding chlorite dismutase family protein, with the protein product MSEWPSGLVPSAGWPVMHLFYRVDRARWRALTDGARTAAIEEMQRWIGGRVAEADLQVIATAGVTKFDLGFVAVHPDLWRLQRLSQEVAATALGSCLTPVYSFLSMSEASEYISDERDWARLLIEEHKLDPAAPEFAARFAALRKRTAAYAESRLHPRLPENYPILCFYPMAKARRDGDNWYKLGFEERKRLMLGHGEAGRRFADRVSQLITTCTGLDDWEWGVTLFSRDLKAIRDIVYELRYDPASAVYGLFGPFYIGIRLEPDQFGVALQL